A genomic segment from Amphiprion ocellaris isolate individual 3 ecotype Okinawa chromosome 17, ASM2253959v1, whole genome shotgun sequence encodes:
- the LOC111577882 gene encoding SWI/SNF-related matrix-associated actin-dependent regulator of chromatin subfamily B member 1-like has translation MQLALSKTFGQKPVKFQLEQDGDFYMVGSEVGNYLRMFRGSLYKRYPSLWRRLASVEERKKIVASSHATSVTLLKASECEEIFEGNDEKYKAVSISTEPPAYLREQKAKRSSQWVPTLPNSSHHLDAVPCSTTINRNRMGRDKKRTFPLCFDDHDPAVIHENAAQIEALVPIRLDMEIDGQKLRDAFTWNMNEKLMTPEMFAEILCDDLDLNPLAFVPAIASAIRQQIESYPTDSILEEQADQRVIIKLNIHVGNISLVDQFEWDMSERENSPESFALKLCSELGLGGEFVTTIAYSIRGQLSWHQRTYAFSENPLPTVEIAIRNTGDADQWCPLLETLTDAEMEKKIRDQDRNTRRMRRLANTAPSW, from the exons ATGCAATTGGCTTTAAGTAAAACATTTGGCCAGAAGCCAGTCAAATTTCAGCTAGAACAAGATGGGGACTTTTACATGGTGGGGTCGGAG GTTGGAAACTATCTGCGGATGTTCAGAGGCTCTCTCTATAAGAGATACCCATCTTTATGGAGGAGGCTGGCCTCTGTGGAGGAAAGGAAGAAAATTGTAGCTTCATCACATG CTACCAGTGTTACTTTGCTGAAGGCTTCAGAATGTGAAGAGATCTTTGAGGGTAATGATGAGAAATACAAGGCGGTGTCCATCAGCACAGAGCCCCCAGCCTACCTCAG GGAGCAAAAAGCAAAGAGGAGCAGTCAGTGGGTCCCCACACTGCCCAACAGCTCTCACCATCTAGATGCTGTGCCTTGTTCAACCACCATCAACCGTAACCGAATGGGCCGTGACAAGAAGAGGACCTTCCCCCTGTG CTTTGATGACCACGACCCTGCAGTCATCCATGAGAACGCAGCACAGATAGAGGCACTGGTTCCCATTCGTCTAGACATGGAGATAGACGGGCAGAAACTACGAGATGCCTTCACATGGAACATGAATG AGAAACTGATGACCCCAGAGATGTTTGCGGAGATTTTGTGTGATGACCTGGACCTAAATCCTCTGGCCTTCGTCCCAGCTATTGCCTCGGCTATTCGTCAGCAGATTGAGTCCTACCCCACTGACAGCATACTCGAAGAGCAGGCAGACCAGAGAGTAATCATCAAG CTGAATATCCACGTGGGTAACATCTCTCTGGTAGACCAGTTTGAGTGGGAcatgtcagagagagagaactcTCCAGAGTCATTTGCACTGAAGCTGTGTTCTGAGCTGGGCCTAGGCGGAGAGTTTGTCACCACTATTGCCTACAGCATTCGAGGTCAGCTCAGCTGGCACCAGAGGACCTACGCCTTCAG TGAGAACCCACTCCCCACAGTAGAGATTGCCATCCGCAACACAGGCGATGCAGACCAGTGGTGCCCTCTGCTGGAGACCCTCACAGATGCCGAAATGGAGAAGAAGATCCGAGACCAAGACAGGAACACGAG GCGCATGAGACGATTGGCCAACACCGCCCCTTCCTGGTAG